The following proteins are encoded in a genomic region of Roseinatronobacter sp. S2:
- a CDS encoding HlyD family type I secretion periplasmic adaptor subunit → MANTARDLEALAQEMRGRETLRGSLLLLLILLFIIVAVTWAALTELDDVTRADGRIVPTQHVQVIQAAEQGVLQALHVAEGDLVQAGESLMELDRTLLTSQLDQEQQRAFGLMARIARLQAEIDGHDLEFMPELVQRTPSVVRSEAALFAARREELSDRIEVLERQRMQRRQEYEEGLVDQETARTTLALIDEEIAIIAPLVERRVEPETTILGLRRNEAEWRGREIRARATLVRLRSSLDEIDDRIRSVRSEVRAAALSELSIATAELAELEPRLPALIQRVTRSELRAPVRGIVNRILLTTQGGVAQAGETLLEIVPLDDTLLVEAYVRPSDIAFLYPGQPVKVKITAYDFSRYGGIDGEITRIGADAVTRPDRDEQVFIVHVRTQTNILDADGAALEIIPGMVAEVDILAGQKTVLEYLTQPVIRVKDRALRE, encoded by the coding sequence ATGGCCAATACAGCGCGCGATCTGGAAGCTTTGGCGCAGGAAATGCGCGGGCGTGAAACCTTGCGCGGGTCGCTTCTGTTGCTGTTGATTCTGCTGTTCATCATTGTGGCCGTTACATGGGCCGCGCTTACGGAACTGGATGATGTCACGCGCGCCGACGGGCGCATCGTGCCCACCCAGCATGTTCAGGTCATTCAGGCCGCAGAACAGGGCGTCTTGCAAGCCCTGCATGTGGCCGAAGGGGATCTGGTTCAGGCAGGTGAAAGCCTGATGGAGCTGGACCGCACCCTGCTGACCAGCCAGCTGGATCAGGAACAACAACGCGCCTTCGGCCTGATGGCGCGGATTGCCCGCCTGCAAGCGGAAATTGACGGCCATGATCTGGAATTCATGCCTGAACTTGTGCAGCGCACGCCGTCGGTCGTGCGATCCGAAGCTGCGTTATTTGCAGCGCGCCGCGAAGAACTGTCCGACCGCATAGAAGTGCTGGAACGTCAGCGCATGCAGCGCAGGCAGGAATATGAAGAAGGGCTTGTCGATCAGGAAACCGCACGCACCACATTGGCCCTGATTGATGAAGAAATCGCCATCATTGCGCCCTTGGTTGAACGCCGTGTTGAACCGGAAACCACAATTCTGGGCCTGCGCCGCAACGAGGCTGAATGGCGCGGGCGTGAAATTCGGGCACGCGCCACGCTGGTCCGGCTGCGCTCCAGTCTGGACGAAATCGACGACCGCATCCGGTCCGTGCGCAGCGAAGTGCGCGCCGCCGCGCTGTCGGAACTGTCGATTGCAACTGCGGAACTGGCGGAACTTGAACCGCGATTGCCCGCATTGATCCAGCGCGTCACACGGTCCGAGTTGCGCGCGCCGGTGCGCGGCATCGTCAACCGTATTTTGCTGACCACCCAAGGGGGTGTTGCGCAGGCCGGTGAAACGCTGCTGGAAATCGTGCCGCTTGACGACACACTGCTGGTCGAAGCCTATGTCAGGCCGTCTGACATTGCGTTTCTGTATCCGGGCCAGCCGGTCAAGGTGAAGATTACCGCCTATGACTTCTCGCGCTATGGGGGGATTGACGGTGAAATCACCCGTATCGGGGCCGATGCCGTAACCCGCCCCGACCGTGATGAGCAGGTGTTCATCGTGCATGTGCGCACCCAGACAAACATTCTGGACGCTGATGGCGCAGCACTGGAAATCATTCCCGGAATGGTGGCCGAAGTGGACATTCTGGCCGGACAGAAAACCGTGCTGGAATACCTGACCCAACCCGTCATCCGCGTCAAGGACCGCGCCTTGCGGGAATGA